The Pan paniscus chromosome 1, NHGRI_mPanPan1-v2.0_pri, whole genome shotgun sequence genome has a segment encoding these proteins:
- the LOC117979637 gene encoding protein FAM131C-like translates to MARGRVAHLIEWKGWSAQRAVWELSPAEDEHYCCLPDELHEARFAAGVAEQFAITEATLSAWSSLDEEELHPENSPQGIVQLQDLESIYLQDSLPSGPSQDDSLQAFSSPSPCPDNCPSPEEPPSTTGIPQPPSPELQHRRRLPGAQGPEGGTHLPGSLPSMDSGSLWEEDEVFYN, encoded by the exons ATGGCCCGAGGCCGCGTGGCCCACCTCATCGAGTGGAAGGGCTGGAGTGCCCAGCGGGCAGTCTGGGAGCTGTCCCCAGCTGAGGACGAGCATTACTGCTGCCTCCCGGATGAGCTGCATGAGGCCCGCTTTGCTGCAG GGGTCGCCGAGCAGTTTGCCATCACAGAGGCCACACTGAGCGCTTGGTCCTCACTGGACGAAGAGGAGCTGCACCCCGAGAACAGCCCCCAGGGCATCGTCCAGCTCCAAG ATCTGGAGAGCATCTACCTTCAGGACAGCCTTCCCAGTGGCCCCTCACAGGATGACAGCCTTCAGGCCTTCTCCTcgcccagcccctgccctgacAACTGTCCCTCACCTGAGGAGCCCCCCAGCACCACTGGCATCCCGCAGCCCCCCAGCCCAGAGCTGCAGCATCGGCGGCGGCTGCCCGGGGCCCAAGGACCCGAGGGTGGGACCCACCTGCCAGGCTCCCTCCCCTCCATGGACAGCGGCTCCCTCTGGGAGGAGGACGAGGTGTTCTATAACTGA